The following proteins come from a genomic window of Hymenobacter canadensis:
- a CDS encoding DUF2905 family protein: protein MPLHPGKTLVILGLLLAAFGAFLWLGGSSLLGWFGYLPGDIRIKRPGF, encoded by the coding sequence ATGCCCCTACATCCCGGTAAAACGCTCGTCATCCTGGGTCTGCTGCTGGCCGCTTTCGGCGCTTTTCTGTGGTTGGGCGGCAGCAGTTTGTTAGGATGGTTCGGCTACCTGCCCGGCGACATCCGCATCAAGCGGCCCGGCTTCTGA